The genome window GCCGGAACCCGCTTTTATAAGCTTAGCCGGGATTTACACGCAACCGCCCGCATACTGGGGCACGCCAACGTGAACACCAGCGCCATTTACGCCAAGATGGATCTGGAAGGGTTATTTGATGTTGTAGACAAGCTAGATGACTAGAGGTTCTCACTGAACCGGGTTTTGATACGAGCTATTTTTATTCGGCATATTCCACCATAAGCATGGCAGGGATCATTGGCACAAAAAGAGTCCCCTACGGCTCTTCATCGATCCGGGTTTTATGTTAGGATTTGGAGCGATGATTACGCAAAAAGGACTGCTCGAGATATTCAATATAGTAACCCGGGTCATTTTTAATCTGGCACTGGTAGCCCTGCTCGTAGGGCTACTGGTAAGTGTAGGGCGAACCCTGCTGGAGCTGGGCCTGGCATTTACCCAGCCTACGGTGCGGCTTGGTTTGAAAGACCTGGTAACAAACGTTTTGTCGCTGGTGATTGTGCTCGAGCTGGTGCGGGCCTTTGTAGACTACTTCGAGTTCGATCGGATTCGGGCTGAAATTCTGGTGGAAGTTGCGGTGGCTTTTGTACTCCGGGAGATGATGCTGGGCTTGTTTGCAGGCGAGATCAAAGGTCTGGACGTTTTGGTTTGGAGCGCGGGCATTCTGGCCCTGATCGGGGCCAGGGCTCTGGCCATTGCCTTCCCTTATGGCAAGGAGAAAAAACATGCGGGTTGAAGAGAGTGTGCTGCCTGGTGTAGGACGGAAGTTTACCGTTACGGTTCGATCGGGTGACCGTCTAGTGATCGTAATTCACCACTCGGGCTCGAGGGAGCTTCAGTATTACGAAAAAGGCAACCCGGATGAGCCTGCTGCAGTGCTCGATTTGACCGATGAGGAGGCCCGAGAGCTGGGTGCCATTCTGGCCGGCGTTCTTTTTACTCCCGAGGCCATTGGCGATACCCAGGCCAAGCTGGCCCAGGATACCATCGAATGGATCAAGCTGGGGCCTGGAGCCCCCTGCGTAGGCCGCACAGTAGCGGAATTGCACGAGCAAGGAGCTCACCTCCTGGCTGTTCTACGTGAAGGGGAAGCCCTGATTCCCAATCCGCCTCCGAGCCTGTCCCTGAACGTAGGCGATACCCTGGTGTTGGCTGGGCCTCGGGGAGCAGTTGAGCGTCTGCGAAAGCAGATGATTGGGTAACCATGCATGAGTCCGTAACAGCCTTCGCCATCGCCACTTTACTGCTGGGATTGGGGGCTGCACTTGTTCATCGCTGGCACTTCCCGCCACTGGCGGCCTATCTGCTGGTAGGTCTTGCGTTGGGAGAGTTCCTGGATACTGAAAGCCTCGAGCCTCTCCCCTCTTTGGGCCTGCTGTTGCTGATGTTTTCGGTGGGCCTCGAGTTTGGCCCGGATCGCTTACAGCAGATGTCGG of Meiothermus sp. contains these proteins:
- a CDS encoding cation:proton antiporter regulatory subunit; this encodes MRVEESVLPGVGRKFTVTVRSGDRLVIVIHHSGSRELQYYEKGNPDEPAAVLDLTDEEARELGAILAGVLFTPEAIGDTQAKLAQDTIEWIKLGPGAPCVGRTVAELHEQGAHLLAVLREGEALIPNPPPSLSLNVGDTLVLAGPRGAVERLRKQMIG
- a CDS encoding phosphate-starvation-inducible PsiE family protein — encoded protein: MITQKGLLEIFNIVTRVIFNLALVALLVGLLVSVGRTLLELGLAFTQPTVRLGLKDLVTNVLSLVIVLELVRAFVDYFEFDRIRAEILVEVAVAFVLREMMLGLFAGEIKGLDVLVWSAGILALIGARALAIAFPYGKEKKHAG